The proteins below come from a single Methanothrix thermoacetophila PT genomic window:
- a CDS encoding phosphate ABC transporter substrate-binding protein: MGLLKVITIMLVLGAISPALSATDVRVSGSTTVMPLASVCAESFNSEQSEYRVTVTGGGTGVGIADLGEGRSDIAMASREITETERSKYETADRKFNEILVAYDGIVVAVSPQIYDAGVRELTKEQVRKIYAGEISNWKEVGGPDRQIYAIARRAGSGTRDTFNEIIMGSKEAETPGVATEAADNSEVKTAIKGSDKAIGYLGYSYATDGTVKGVALDGVYPTMENIKSGEYPLARKLYFYTLGEPSPGAQAFIDFVLSSQGQSLAENAGYIPV, encoded by the coding sequence ATGGGATTGCTGAAAGTAATCACCATAATGCTTGTCCTGGGCGCAATCAGCCCAGCGCTGAGCGCCACAGATGTGCGCGTCTCAGGATCGACAACTGTGATGCCTCTCGCATCTGTATGCGCTGAGAGCTTCAACTCTGAGCAGAGCGAGTACAGGGTTACGGTCACAGGCGGCGGCACTGGTGTAGGGATAGCTGATCTGGGAGAGGGGAGATCGGATATCGCCATGGCATCCAGGGAGATAACGGAGACCGAGAGAAGCAAGTATGAGACTGCTGACAGGAAGTTCAATGAGATTCTAGTGGCGTATGATGGCATAGTCGTGGCAGTGAGCCCCCAGATTTATGATGCAGGTGTGAGGGAGCTCACAAAAGAGCAGGTCAGGAAGATATATGCTGGAGAGATCAGTAACTGGAAGGAAGTAGGCGGCCCTGACAGACAGATATACGCCATAGCGAGGAGGGCGGGATCCGGCACACGGGATACATTCAACGAGATCATAATGGGCTCCAAGGAGGCGGAGACTCCTGGAGTGGCGACCGAGGCAGCGGACAATTCTGAGGTGAAGACCGCGATAAAAGGCAGTGATAAGGCGATAGGTTATCTGGGATACAGCTACGCCACAGACGGTACTGTGAAGGGAGTTGCGCTGGATGGCGTTTATCCAACAATGGAGAACATCAAATCCGGAGAGTACCCACTGGCAAGAAAGCTGTACTTCTACACCCTCGGAGAGCCCAGCCCGGGAGCCCAGGCCTTCATAGACTTCGTGCTGAGCTCACAGGGGCAGAGCCTTGCAGAAAATGCAGGATATATACCGGTCTGA
- a CDS encoding DUF2116 family Zn-ribbon domain-containing protein, translating into MNKLSPHKHCIICGNAIEANSMFCDELCESKYRSAQRRQQLVFVVFLLLMIATFVLLGILPALFGQGTAG; encoded by the coding sequence TTGAACAAGCTCTCACCCCACAAGCACTGCATAATATGCGGTAATGCCATTGAGGCCAACAGCATGTTCTGTGACGAGCTTTGCGAATCTAAGTACAGATCAGCACAGAGGCGACAGCAGCTTGTTTTTGTGGTATTTCTTCTCCTGATGATAGCAACGTTCGTCCTGCTCGGCATCCTGCCTGCTCTCTTTGGACAGGGGACTGCTGGCTGA
- a CDS encoding ATP-binding protein produces MSFAERIMVKSMPGNVYRILAKDVRSYEFIIPYDEKADVGEIFTVEDRDMLFLARVVNVQHDSNYNGRWDTSIRGTELYDEEQIFNRVIAEPLGCIPRDQTKRRGAFRKAKTIPTKFSKVKRTEAEEFGFLKDTMGDIEVGVLRNGSRDTDVTVALHSSAMDHHMGIFATTGMGKSNFMKVFAASCMKLASENRSEFGLLIVDPHGEYLRGGKAGKGLLHLTPYASSLKCYSTDPRNHSLPEVSELTISRRDILPEDIKVLHDWTGAQMDALDSIERIFDGDSWIDEILDENGKAMLTERAKVSEKTVDVLVRKLENILSRNKYIKSSGNSSIPGIIEGVKSGKVVLIDIPNLSESSELFLLSLISRRIMEDYRNEEEGRKRCMIVIEEAQRVLGSDSRIARFEEIAREGRKFGVGLCAITQQPKLIDRELLSQFNTVVVMGLADRNDRVRVEESAKQDLSSLDVEIQTLEKGEAIISTLNVPFPIPAKIHIYEDYIERLRPSAPERRSFRPTPD; encoded by the coding sequence TTGAGTTTCGCGGAGAGGATCATGGTGAAGAGCATGCCAGGCAATGTGTACAGAATACTCGCAAAGGACGTGCGTTCATACGAGTTCATAATACCCTATGATGAAAAGGCAGATGTGGGGGAGATATTCACTGTGGAGGACAGGGATATGCTCTTTCTCGCCCGTGTCGTCAATGTGCAGCACGACTCAAACTACAACGGGAGATGGGATACGAGCATTAGGGGCACGGAGCTGTACGATGAGGAGCAGATCTTCAACAGGGTGATCGCAGAGCCGCTCGGATGCATACCCCGCGATCAGACCAAAAGAAGAGGCGCATTCAGAAAGGCAAAGACAATTCCCACGAAGTTCTCAAAGGTGAAGAGGACAGAGGCGGAGGAGTTCGGTTTTTTAAAGGATACTATGGGAGATATCGAGGTCGGTGTTCTGAGAAACGGCAGCAGGGACACAGATGTGACTGTGGCGCTCCACAGCAGCGCGATGGACCATCATATGGGCATATTCGCAACCACTGGAATGGGAAAGTCTAATTTCATGAAGGTCTTCGCAGCCTCATGCATGAAGCTTGCTTCAGAGAACAGATCTGAGTTCGGGCTGCTCATAGTAGATCCTCATGGGGAGTACCTGAGAGGCGGAAAGGCCGGCAAGGGGCTTCTTCACCTCACCCCGTATGCATCAAGCCTTAAATGTTACTCCACAGATCCCAGGAATCACAGCCTCCCGGAGGTCAGCGAACTCACGATCTCCAGAAGGGATATCCTGCCAGAGGATATCAAGGTGCTGCATGACTGGACCGGTGCGCAGATGGACGCCTTGGACAGTATCGAGCGGATCTTCGATGGGGACTCGTGGATAGATGAGATCCTTGATGAGAATGGTAAAGCGATGCTGACAGAGAGGGCTAAGGTATCAGAAAAGACTGTCGATGTTCTGGTAAGAAAGCTGGAGAACATACTTTCAAGAAATAAATATATAAAATCCTCTGGAAACTCCAGCATCCCCGGGATAATCGAGGGAGTGAAGAGCGGAAAGGTCGTGCTGATCGACATCCCCAACCTGAGCGAGAGCAGCGAGCTCTTCCTGCTCTCCCTGATATCCAGGCGGATAATGGAGGACTACAGAAACGAGGAGGAGGGGAGGAAGAGGTGCATGATAGTCATCGAGGAGGCGCAGAGGGTTCTCGGGAGTGACAGCAGGATCGCGCGCTTCGAGGAGATAGCAAGAGAGGGAAGAAAGTTTGGAGTTGGACTTTGCGCGATAACACAGCAGCCGAAGCTGATAGACAGGGAGCTCCTCTCGCAGTTCAACACGGTGGTCGTGATGGGGCTCGCAGACAGGAACGATCGGGTGCGCGTGGAGGAGTCCGCAAAGCAGGATCTCTCGTCGCTGGATGTTGAGATACAGACCTTGGAGAAGGGAGAGGCGATCATAAGCACGCTGAACGTACCCTTCCCGATACCTGCTAAGATACACATATATGAGGATTACATAGAGCGTCTCCGGCCGAGTGCACCCGAGAGAAGGTCGTTCAGGCCGACACCTGACTGA
- a CDS encoding metallophosphoesterase family protein, translated as MRIVHIADTHLGFQSFSRMDEKGRNLMEECIYRDFGQAIERITELKPDAVVHAGDVFHHVRPRIRPLYIFKQSLERLSDAGIPVIVISGNHDAPKSYSALSPFYLYDGMKDVYIAHRYRYERFEVGDHVFHCIPFCFTQEDYLEEFRKIKMCGSDVLVMHGLVEALRDQSMKPVGEHIVSDSFLKSDFSYIALGHYHDQRRIAQNTWYSGSIEYFNFNEAPQRKGALMVDLSTGGVESIGVPNVGMRVIELDCFGRTAEEILDLIEEECGGERDKIVRVDLRRVNRAAYRRMDQRRLSRLAASMFCLKIKPEYDETARAEEIKPPERLDLEFVRFLEGEMEKIPNAIRQDVMSYGTELIRKVIERRGTEGMDASQ; from the coding sequence TTGAGGATAGTTCACATCGCAGATACCCATCTTGGGTTTCAGAGCTTCAGCAGGATGGATGAGAAGGGAAGGAACCTGATGGAGGAGTGCATCTATAGGGACTTCGGGCAGGCTATCGAGAGGATCACAGAGCTCAAGCCAGATGCAGTGGTGCACGCTGGAGACGTCTTCCACCACGTCCGCCCCAGAATAAGACCGCTCTACATATTCAAGCAGTCTCTGGAACGCCTCAGCGATGCTGGCATACCCGTGATCGTGATAAGCGGAAATCATGATGCCCCGAAGAGCTACTCAGCGTTGAGCCCGTTCTACCTCTACGATGGGATGAAGGATGTGTATATCGCTCACAGATACAGATACGAGCGTTTCGAGGTCGGAGATCATGTCTTCCACTGCATACCATTCTGCTTCACCCAGGAGGACTACCTGGAGGAGTTCAGAAAAATAAAGATGTGTGGTTCGGATGTACTCGTTATGCACGGGCTCGTGGAGGCGCTGCGCGACCAGAGCATGAAGCCAGTGGGAGAGCATATCGTCAGCGACAGCTTCCTGAAGAGCGATTTCAGCTACATCGCGCTCGGACATTATCACGATCAGAGGAGGATAGCACAAAACACCTGGTACAGCGGCTCGATCGAGTACTTCAATTTCAACGAGGCTCCGCAGAGAAAAGGAGCACTGATGGTGGATTTGAGCACCGGAGGCGTGGAGAGCATCGGGGTGCCGAACGTCGGGATGAGGGTGATAGAGCTGGATTGCTTTGGAAGAACGGCTGAGGAGATCCTGGATCTGATCGAGGAGGAGTGTGGAGGGGAGAGAGACAAGATCGTCCGCGTCGATCTCAGGAGGGTTAACAGAGCAGCCTACAGGAGAATGGATCAGAGAAGGCTGAGCAGGCTCGCTGCCTCGATGTTCTGCCTCAAAATAAAACCGGAATACGATGAGACTGCAAGAGCCGAGGAGATTAAACCACCGGAGCGTCTCGATCTGGAGTTCGTGCGCTTCCTGGAAGGCGAGATGGAGAAGATACCGAATGCGATCCGGCAAGATGTCATGAGCTACGGGACTGAGCTGATCAGAAAGGTGATCGAGAGGAGAGGCACAGAGGGTATGGATGCATCTCAATAG
- a CDS encoding AAA family ATPase, whose amino-acid sequence MHLNRLVLRNFKKYRRADITFQDGLTGIIGGNGAGKSTIVEAIAWALYGSRAYTVEKLEKRLIKNVNARPEESVEVHLTLSIGKNEIVISRIMKGKSMLPDASLCINGQEVAKGMREVDAHLSKLMKISFQDFMRTFYARQKDLDNLIREGGAGKRDYLLKLLGLEDIREIGLEITKDDLREIERRINLASGALSELGDVERRIEEIRAQEASARAELIKREIALKDAENERKRAREDLERLDEKRQEHMRLKREIEHVQGYIADRERTAREERARLEGIEEKKRKLHALTSDLKRLNEIRKHLHDLEAARRDYEQLNSILKSLQIERREALRSLNELETRLDELYRCRSEMEGLREKADLYVTTQRELEELEIKRERFTSHVSSIASLDAERSALLRDYKMKADLVRELREARRSLPDLERRLSVLESLKRELEELERAKEMHRRLDELLSERDSRIERRAQLLNRLDIIHKKLSEIGDLAREERGLREREVQLETLIETLNQKRTEIESRRNLARSKMHESQSNLKRIESLGAESPCPTCERPLGDQYSRLTEKYREEIRRYRDDYETATNELRDLNERVKNAQHLRERLRASAESLGKRRSDLASLEAEQREVMLQLSEMRERISELDGEIDAIGQAEYDSKRHEEVKRSLSGYNELIDKRARLLARLENLPGLESELENTREKASALDERIFEHSRSISILDYDERAYLRARSTLSELQSSHERYGLLLQQTGEIERLEKLLEALRIRVQRLDGDMLKVEGELSELAFDPNEYDMLRAEETRLAEIESIANRLRVEIAAEDLSRSRLFEAETDLRRLHTQMAELSTRLEELGYTDASYENAKRILSDADERLRCANEEYAKMRDELRRLEWSLSGLNDDLKRKRELERKIDELNRKAQVVSVVRDLLVRFMDALLVRVRNEIAQNAARIMEEVTGKYSILKIDENFNILVDDRGTDYPIWRFSGGEIDMIALSVRIAISEYLMRSFGEESGYSFMILDEVFGSQDIEHRERMINMLRSLGVRFPQLFAISHISDVQGQFDNTIVVSEDDMGNSVAYQ is encoded by the coding sequence ATGCATCTCAATAGGCTGGTGTTGCGGAACTTCAAGAAGTACAGGCGTGCAGATATAACATTCCAGGACGGGCTCACTGGCATAATAGGCGGGAATGGAGCAGGCAAGAGCACGATCGTCGAGGCGATAGCCTGGGCGCTGTATGGCAGCAGGGCATACACTGTCGAGAAGCTCGAGAAGAGGCTCATAAAGAACGTGAACGCCAGGCCCGAGGAGTCGGTGGAGGTTCATCTGACGCTCTCCATTGGAAAGAATGAGATCGTCATATCGAGAATCATGAAGGGGAAGAGCATGCTGCCCGATGCATCTCTGTGCATCAACGGCCAAGAGGTCGCAAAGGGCATGCGCGAGGTCGATGCTCATCTCTCTAAACTGATGAAGATAAGCTTCCAGGACTTCATGAGGACATTCTATGCGCGACAGAAGGACCTTGATAATCTCATAAGAGAGGGTGGAGCTGGAAAGAGGGATTACCTGCTGAAGCTCCTCGGCCTTGAGGACATCCGTGAGATCGGGCTCGAGATCACGAAGGATGATCTGAGAGAGATCGAGAGAAGGATCAATCTGGCCTCCGGAGCGCTCTCGGAGCTGGGCGATGTGGAGAGGAGGATCGAGGAGATAAGAGCGCAGGAGGCATCTGCCAGGGCAGAGCTGATCAAACGGGAGATTGCTCTCAAAGACGCTGAAAATGAGCGGAAGAGGGCTAGGGAGGATCTGGAGCGGCTGGACGAGAAGAGACAGGAGCATATGCGTCTGAAGCGGGAGATCGAGCACGTTCAGGGCTACATCGCAGATAGGGAGAGGACTGCAAGAGAGGAGCGCGCAAGGCTCGAGGGGATTGAGGAGAAGAAGAGAAAGCTCCATGCTCTCACATCAGATCTGAAGCGCCTGAATGAGATAAGAAAGCACCTCCATGACCTGGAGGCGGCTCGGAGAGATTACGAGCAACTGAACTCAATTCTTAAGAGCCTTCAAATAGAGAGAAGGGAGGCGCTTCGCTCACTGAATGAGCTTGAGACAAGGCTTGATGAGCTCTACAGATGCCGCAGTGAGATGGAGGGGCTCAGGGAGAAGGCGGATCTCTATGTGACTACACAGAGGGAGCTGGAGGAGCTCGAGATAAAGAGAGAGCGGTTCACCTCCCACGTCTCATCTATCGCTAGCCTGGATGCAGAGAGGTCCGCGCTTTTGAGAGATTACAAGATGAAGGCTGACCTTGTGAGAGAGCTTCGGGAGGCCAGGAGATCGCTTCCAGATCTCGAGCGCCGGCTGTCTGTCCTGGAATCGCTGAAGAGGGAGCTGGAGGAGCTTGAAAGGGCAAAAGAGATGCATCGCAGGCTTGATGAGCTGTTATCTGAGAGAGACTCACGCATCGAGAGGAGAGCTCAGCTTCTGAATCGGCTTGATATTATTCACAAAAAGCTCTCTGAGATCGGCGATCTTGCCCGGGAGGAGAGGGGTCTCAGAGAGAGGGAGGTCCAGCTGGAGACGCTCATAGAGACTCTGAATCAAAAGAGGACAGAGATCGAGAGCCGGCGCAATCTCGCAAGATCCAAGATGCACGAGTCTCAGAGCAACCTCAAACGAATCGAGAGCCTCGGGGCCGAGAGCCCCTGCCCGACGTGCGAGCGCCCACTTGGCGACCAGTACTCTCGACTTACGGAGAAGTACAGGGAAGAGATCAGAAGGTACAGAGACGATTACGAGACTGCTACAAATGAGCTCCGCGATTTGAATGAGCGCGTCAAAAATGCGCAGCATCTCAGGGAGCGTCTCAGGGCATCCGCAGAATCGCTGGGCAAGAGGAGGAGCGATCTCGCATCGCTTGAGGCTGAGCAGAGGGAGGTCATGCTCCAGCTCTCAGAGATGAGGGAAAGAATCTCCGAGCTGGATGGGGAGATCGATGCCATAGGCCAGGCTGAGTATGATTCGAAGAGACACGAAGAGGTCAAGCGCTCGCTTTCAGGTTACAATGAGCTCATCGATAAGCGGGCGAGGCTCCTGGCACGCCTCGAAAACCTCCCCGGGCTGGAGAGCGAGCTGGAGAATACCAGAGAAAAAGCATCCGCGCTGGATGAGAGAATATTCGAGCACTCGAGAAGCATCTCCATCTTAGATTACGATGAGCGTGCATACCTGAGGGCGAGATCGACTCTCTCAGAGCTCCAGAGCTCCCACGAGAGGTACGGGCTCCTCCTCCAGCAGACAGGCGAGATTGAAAGGCTTGAGAAGCTGCTGGAAGCCCTGAGAATACGGGTCCAGAGGCTGGACGGAGATATGCTGAAGGTGGAGGGGGAGCTGTCAGAGCTGGCATTCGATCCGAATGAGTATGATATGCTCAGAGCAGAAGAAACAAGGCTTGCTGAGATCGAATCGATCGCGAACCGCCTCAGGGTCGAGATCGCAGCTGAGGATCTCTCGAGATCAAGACTGTTCGAGGCCGAAACGGATCTCAGAAGGCTGCACACGCAGATGGCTGAGCTCAGTACGCGTCTTGAGGAGCTGGGTTATACCGATGCATCTTATGAGAATGCGAAGAGAATACTATCAGATGCGGATGAGAGGCTGAGGTGTGCGAACGAGGAATACGCCAAAATGCGCGATGAGCTCAGGAGGCTGGAGTGGTCCCTATCTGGCCTGAATGATGATCTGAAGAGAAAAAGGGAGCTGGAGAGGAAGATCGATGAGCTAAACAGAAAAGCACAGGTGGTATCCGTAGTCAGGGACCTGCTGGTGCGGTTCATGGACGCGCTCCTGGTGAGGGTGAGAAATGAGATCGCCCAGAACGCGGCAAGGATAATGGAGGAGGTCACCGGCAAGTACAGCATACTCAAGATAGATGAGAACTTCAACATACTGGTCGATGACAGGGGCACGGATTATCCGATATGGAGGTTTTCAGGCGGAGAGATAGATATGATCGCCCTCTCTGTGAGAATAGCGATAAGCGAGTATCTCATGAGGTCTTTCGGGGAAGAGAGCGGCTACTCCTTCATGATACTCGATGAGGTCTTCGGATCGCAGGATATCGAGCACAGGGAGAGGATGATAAACATGCTCAGGAGTCTAGGCGTGAGATTCCCACAGCTGTTTGCGATAAGCCACATCAGCGATGTCCAGGGTCAGTTCGACAACACGATAGTGGTGAGCGAGGATGATATGGGAAACAGCGTTGCATATCAGTGA
- a CDS encoding MFS transporter: MNRTTKLLMLSDILMLTGLGLIQPILAIFINDGVAGGSVLSAGIASTLFLVTKSLVQLPFGMYIDRVNNKSRWLLVGTSIVSCVPVMYMFIDSIYQVYIAEIINGVGSGLAYPAWVALWSANVERGSEGFEWSLYSTSTGLGTAFTAAVGAAIASMLGFTATFMFTSVMCLMGSGIILMLDREERVAVKSFASATPG; this comes from the coding sequence GTGAATCGCACTACAAAGCTGCTGATGCTATCGGATATCCTCATGCTCACAGGGCTCGGGCTGATACAGCCCATACTGGCGATATTCATAAATGATGGTGTTGCGGGTGGCAGTGTCCTCTCCGCAGGAATAGCAAGCACGCTCTTCCTGGTTACAAAATCACTGGTCCAGCTGCCATTCGGGATGTACATTGACAGGGTGAATAACAAGAGCAGGTGGCTCCTCGTAGGGACATCAATTGTGTCATGTGTGCCTGTCATGTACATGTTCATTGACAGCATATATCAGGTGTATATCGCAGAGATCATCAACGGTGTCGGAAGCGGTCTCGCATATCCCGCCTGGGTGGCTCTGTGGAGCGCAAATGTGGAGAGGGGCAGCGAGGGGTTCGAGTGGTCTCTATACTCCACATCCACAGGCCTCGGGACTGCGTTCACAGCAGCAGTCGGTGCGGCCATAGCCAGCATGCTCGGATTTACTGCCACGTTCATGTTCACAAGCGTGATGTGTCTCATGGGATCCGGGATAATACTGATGCTCGACCGGGAGGAGCGGGTGGCAGTAAAATCCTTCGCGTCGGCCACTCCTGGCTGA
- a CDS encoding DHH family phosphoesterase, whose product MKVCERCGGQGFVVVGERTCPNCDGTGKTESITLTEARDSDITSLLQEGSARCAVCNGTGRIPITETCEACGGLGREYRCLVCGTRLSLKADLCERCSRTPLVYILDKACDTADLVVGSIYEGSVSGLASFGAFVDLNENMRGLAHNRYLRFRPEVGEKLFVRVKNIAPNGNIELEPVELKEYHVITVEKDLPLTKTSDLQKHLGKIVCIKGEVIQVKQTAGPTIFTIADDSGTVSCAAFERAGVRAYPEIQGDMVVKVIGEPTIRNNQMQIEIRSMKQLFGGEATKVREEIEQAIDRRAEPFDPPLLIESEVLERLRPRMRAVAKAIRRAIFKSKPIVIRHHADADGISAAVAIETAILPLMKEVGGPDAEYYSYRRAPSKAPFYELEDVTKDLSYALEDQSRYGQKMPLVVLIDNGSTEEDVPAMKHAQVYGLEMVVVDHHHPNDIVDQYLIAHVNPAHAGGDFGITTGMLGVEIARMINPDVENKIKHLAAVSAVGDRSEAPEAEKYIKLVEDRFREEDLKKIALALDYEAFWLRFNEGRGLINDILCLGRLDRHRRIVDLLCDQANAAIEDQLRASMGNVKSTKLPNGAIMNVIDVENYAHKFTFPPPGKTSGEIHDRMCKKYDGKPVVTIGYGPDFAVLRSRGVKMNIPQIVKELMEEIPNGGVSGGGHLVVGSIKFVGGMRKEVLAKLAEKIGSCEVEEVIPSAA is encoded by the coding sequence ATGAAAGTCTGCGAGAGATGCGGTGGGCAGGGCTTCGTGGTCGTCGGTGAACGTACCTGCCCCAACTGCGATGGGACCGGGAAGACGGAGTCCATAACACTGACCGAGGCGAGGGATTCTGATATAACAAGCCTGCTCCAGGAGGGCTCAGCGAGATGCGCGGTCTGCAACGGGACGGGCAGAATACCCATAACAGAGACGTGCGAGGCATGTGGTGGTCTCGGCAGAGAGTACAGATGTCTTGTGTGCGGGACCAGGTTGAGCTTGAAGGCAGATCTGTGCGAGAGATGCTCACGCACTCCTCTCGTGTACATCCTTGATAAGGCGTGCGACACGGCCGATCTTGTGGTCGGGAGCATATACGAGGGGAGTGTGTCCGGGCTGGCGAGCTTCGGCGCCTTTGTGGACCTGAACGAGAACATGCGCGGCCTTGCGCACAACAGGTATCTGAGGTTCAGGCCTGAGGTTGGTGAGAAGCTCTTCGTCAGGGTGAAGAACATCGCTCCGAACGGCAATATAGAGCTCGAGCCGGTCGAGCTGAAGGAGTACCATGTGATAACTGTGGAAAAGGATCTGCCGCTCACAAAGACATCAGATCTGCAAAAACACCTTGGAAAGATCGTGTGCATCAAGGGAGAGGTGATTCAGGTAAAGCAGACTGCTGGCCCCACAATATTCACAATCGCAGATGATAGCGGCACCGTCTCATGCGCTGCTTTCGAGCGAGCAGGTGTTCGGGCCTATCCAGAGATTCAGGGGGATATGGTCGTCAAGGTCATCGGCGAGCCGACGATTAGAAACAACCAGATGCAGATAGAGATCCGCTCGATGAAGCAACTCTTCGGCGGGGAGGCGACGAAGGTCAGGGAGGAGATCGAGCAGGCGATAGACAGGAGAGCTGAGCCCTTTGACCCGCCACTGCTCATAGAGAGCGAGGTCCTGGAGAGGCTCAGGCCAAGGATGAGGGCGGTCGCCAAGGCGATTCGTAGAGCGATATTCAAGTCGAAGCCTATAGTAATAAGACATCACGCAGATGCCGATGGTATCTCAGCTGCGGTCGCGATAGAGACCGCGATACTTCCTCTGATGAAAGAGGTTGGCGGGCCGGATGCAGAGTACTATAGCTACAGGCGTGCTCCCTCAAAGGCACCATTCTACGAGCTCGAGGACGTCACAAAGGATCTCAGCTATGCGCTTGAGGACCAGTCCAGGTACGGCCAGAAGATGCCGCTCGTAGTTCTCATCGACAACGGCTCCACGGAGGAGGACGTGCCTGCGATGAAGCACGCCCAGGTATACGGCCTGGAGATGGTTGTGGTCGATCACCACCATCCAAATGACATTGTCGATCAGTATCTCATCGCCCATGTGAATCCAGCGCACGCGGGCGGCGATTTTGGTATCACAACAGGAATGCTGGGTGTGGAGATCGCCCGGATGATCAACCCTGATGTGGAGAACAAGATCAAGCACCTTGCCGCTGTCTCTGCAGTAGGTGACAGAAGCGAGGCTCCTGAGGCGGAGAAGTACATCAAGCTCGTCGAGGACAGGTTCAGGGAGGAGGATCTCAAGAAGATCGCTCTTGCTCTCGATTATGAGGCGTTCTGGCTAAGGTTCAATGAGGGTCGCGGCCTGATAAACGATATCCTCTGCCTGGGGAGGCTGGATAGGCACCGCAGGATAGTGGATCTGCTCTGCGATCAGGCGAATGCAGCCATCGAGGATCAGCTCAGGGCGAGCATGGGCAACGTGAAGAGCACTAAGCTTCCAAATGGAGCGATAATGAATGTAATAGACGTCGAGAACTATGCGCACAAGTTCACGTTTCCTCCGCCAGGAAAGACATCCGGAGAGATCCACGACAGGATGTGCAAGAAGTACGATGGGAAGCCGGTCGTCACGATAGGATACGGCCCGGACTTCGCGGTTCTGAGGAGCAGAGGGGTGAAGATGAACATACCGCAGATCGTCAAAGAGTTGATGGAGGAGATCCCGAACGGTGGCGTGAGCGGAGGGGGTCACCTGGTTGTAGGCTCCATCAAGTTTGTGGGCGGGATGCGGAAGGAGGTCCTGGCCAAGCTTGCCGAGAAGATCGGAAGCTGCGAGGTCGAGGAGGTCATTCCTTCTGCAGCATAA
- a CDS encoding radical SAM protein: MCGATSNMISGELKVCLGCIRSKPEESLEIAIMAHRRSRAAYGLPEEPPRDPQGARCSICVNECRIPPGGMGYCGLRMNADGEMVGVTPTQGKLSWYHDPLPTNCVGDWVCAGGTGAGYPKYAHSNGPEIGYRNLAVFFHACTFNCLYCQNWQFRAETLRPWMTDVKELVESVDEKTSCICYFGGDPAPQLPFALRASRMAIDARRDQIFRICWETNGSMNRHLLDEMIELSLNSGGCIKFDIKAMDENLHRALTGVSNRRTLENISAAMEMMDEREVPPLVIASTLLVPGYIDEEEVRGIAEFLASLNPEIPYTLLAFHPQFYMRDMPFTSRPMAMRCLDAAKRAGLERVRVGNVHILTPG, from the coding sequence TTGTGTGGCGCAACCTCAAACATGATCTCAGGAGAGCTGAAAGTATGCCTTGGCTGCATAAGATCCAAGCCGGAAGAGTCTCTCGAGATTGCGATAATGGCACACAGGAGGAGCAGAGCTGCGTACGGGCTTCCAGAGGAGCCACCAAGGGATCCGCAGGGTGCGCGGTGCAGCATATGTGTAAATGAGTGCAGAATTCCTCCTGGCGGCATGGGATACTGTGGTCTGCGGATGAATGCTGATGGAGAGATGGTGGGTGTCACACCAACACAAGGAAAGCTCTCATGGTATCATGATCCACTTCCGACGAACTGCGTCGGCGACTGGGTCTGCGCAGGCGGGACGGGCGCCGGGTATCCGAAGTACGCGCACTCAAACGGCCCGGAGATAGGTTACAGGAACCTAGCGGTCTTCTTCCATGCATGCACATTTAACTGCCTATACTGCCAGAACTGGCAGTTCAGAGCTGAGACGCTCCGCCCGTGGATGACTGATGTAAAAGAGCTGGTGGAGAGTGTTGATGAAAAAACCTCGTGCATCTGCTACTTCGGCGGCGATCCAGCACCGCAGCTGCCGTTCGCCCTGAGGGCATCTAGGATGGCCATCGACGCGAGAAGGGATCAGATTTTCCGGATCTGCTGGGAGACAAACGGCTCCATGAATCGTCATCTTCTTGATGAGATGATCGAGCTCTCCCTGAACAGCGGTGGATGCATCAAGTTCGACATCAAGGCGATGGATGAGAACCTCCACAGGGCGCTGACAGGGGTCTCGAACAGGAGAACGCTGGAGAACATCTCTGCCGCGATGGAGATGATGGATGAGAGAGAGGTGCCGCCGCTCGTCATCGCGAGCACGCTTCTGGTTCCGGGATACATCGATGAGGAGGAGGTCAGAGGTATAGCGGAGTTCCTGGCATCGCTCAACCCAGAAATCCCGTACACGCTGCTCGCGTTCCACCCGCAGTTCTACATGAGAGACATGCCGTTCACGTCAAGGCCGATGGCCATGCGGTGCCTCGACGCTGCGAAAAGAGCTGGACTCGAGAGGGTGCGTGTGGGGAACGTTCACATCCTGACGCCAGGATGA